The proteins below are encoded in one region of Toxoplasma gondii ME49 chromosome IV, whole genome shotgun sequence:
- a CDS encoding hypothetical protein (encoded by transcript TGME49_320470~Predicted trans-membrane domain (TMHMM2.0):45-65:94-117:123-146:165-188), producing MLQRGQRRTAASVETERGDWSKKTGHPHAPFFCSEGLYRPHLRVFFYLRFLPLFLRSFFILQTFFKVCASPSPCLLPSQDSPASTDSSVCLLSRLSFSFCFFFLLFFASLPSLLPTLRLVSRSWLLRLSFKMGFFLPALFVGGLGMTQHLASRELDDLIRQAEQPLFGFWWGVGFGVVVGVWVGCNFASFFRRLKTLSLALCDLASSRGGEDGGRGLRDEAPGRDSRDRCATATRDGSCAP from the coding sequence ATGCTGCAGAGAGGACAGCGGAGGACGGCAGCTagtgtcgagacagagaggggagactggtcgaagaagacagggcATCCCCATGCGCCGTTCTTTTGCAGTGAAGGCCTTTATCGTCCTCATCTCCGTGTTTTTTTCTATCTCCGTTTTTTGCcgcttttccttcgttccttTTTCATTCTTCAAACATTCTTCAAAGTCTGCGCTTCGCCCTCCCCGtgcctcctcccctctcagGACTCTCCCGCCTCGACTGATTCTtccgtctgccttctctctcggctctcgttctctttctgtttcttctttctgctctttttcgcctccCTCCCTTCGCTGCTCCCCACCCTGCGCCTGGTGAGTCGCTCCTggctcctccgtctctctttcaaGATGGGATTCTTCCTGCCTGCCCTCTTTGTGGGGGGTCTCGGCATGACGCAGCACTTGGCGTCGCGGGAGCTCGACGACCTGATTCGCCAGGCCGAACAGCCGCTCTTCGGCTTCTGGTGGGGAGTTGGCTTCGGCGTCGTTGTGGGCGTCTGGGTGGGCTGCAActtcgcgtccttcttccgtCGACTGAAGACTCTCTCCCTCGCACTCTGCGACCTCGCATCGAGCcgcggcggagaagacgggggACGAGGCTTGCGAGACGAGGCGCCTGGGCGCGACAGCCGAGACCGATGCGCGACTGCGACGAGAGACGGAAGCTGTGCACCGTGA
- a CDS encoding hypothetical protein (encoded by transcript TGME49_320465): protein MAEKGQPAFARGFEHKRSRVSSEAREARRKERDTEERSKETEEREGGGRREECREERRRQKNEKEGEGERNAEKSEGDRRTRRRGKARGMQRRAKETRKSRKTERLKMENAALWCGRYLRCDSLFEFQRKTSFAFLLHGLSRLVREALSERRDRKTDLNAGSNKMQTACAEPTVRKKTETVFKKRRDREEIRLAPHPSRLIYPLARVEKEAMS from the exons ATGGCAGAGAAGGGGCAGCCGGCATTTGCTCGCGGTTTCGAACACAAGAGGA GCCGGGTGTCCTCTGAGGCGCGAGAAGctcggagaaaggagagagacactgaagagagatcgaaggagacagaagaacgagaaggagggggaag gcgagaggaatgcagagaagagcgaaggagacagaagaacgagaaggagggggaaggcgagaggaatgcagagaagagcgaaggagacagaagaacgagacggagggggaaggcgagaggaatgcagagaagagcgaaagaaacacgtaagagcagaaagacagaaagactaAAGATGGAAAACGCAGCATTGTGGTGTGGGCGATACTTGCGGTGCGACAGCCTTTTTGAGTTTCAACGAAAAAcgtctttcgcgtttcttctccacggACTGTCTCGCCTCGTTCGCGAAGCCCTCAGtgaacgaagagacagaaaaacagacttGAACGCGGGGTCGAATAAAAtgcaaactgcatgcgcagagcCAACAGTCCGAAAAAAAACCGAAACCGTTTTTAaaaagagacgcgacagagaagaaattCGACTCGCACCACATCCGTCGAGACTCATCTATCCCCTCGCTCGAGTTGAAAAAGAAGCGATGTCATAA